From Zhongshania aliphaticivorans, one genomic window encodes:
- a CDS encoding AraC family transcriptional regulator, protein MAALQLAELQVSGDLAGLLRDFMRSEGDIHCELYAQLQSFSPSSRISFGQWWALLDRLQQRFPRRHIGLDLGQRVQPAHLGMLGYLTLASDTVAEALLEFQRYQGLLHDGDKASIELQGERMVLSWSANYGPSTRLSDEVLVGGLLRFLRLMTGRPDLRPLAVNFTFAQPDDGQAYIDVFGAPVGFAQSCTALEFPTAYLDLPVSNSDPGLKLLLERQAQAALAVLPDSEGFIQGLRKALLRAMQSGRANSAQVAATLNMSERTLFRRLSEQGLSFKVILAQTRTQLAQEYLRDKRLTLSEIALLLGYSEQSAFNRAFKRETGLSPRRYQQQIST, encoded by the coding sequence GTGGCGGCATTACAACTAGCAGAATTGCAGGTCAGCGGCGATTTGGCCGGTTTGCTTCGCGATTTTATGCGCAGCGAAGGCGATATTCACTGCGAATTATATGCCCAGCTGCAAAGCTTTAGCCCCAGTAGTCGGATTAGCTTTGGTCAATGGTGGGCTTTATTAGATCGTCTGCAACAGCGTTTTCCTCGTCGGCATATTGGTTTGGACTTAGGCCAGCGCGTACAGCCCGCCCATTTGGGCATGTTGGGCTATTTGACCCTCGCCAGCGATACGGTGGCCGAAGCGCTACTGGAGTTTCAGCGCTATCAAGGCCTGCTGCACGACGGCGACAAGGCCAGCATTGAATTGCAGGGCGAGCGCATGGTCTTGAGTTGGAGCGCAAATTACGGGCCGTCTACCCGCTTGTCGGACGAGGTGCTGGTAGGCGGATTACTGCGCTTTTTGCGGCTAATGACTGGCCGGCCCGACCTGCGCCCTCTGGCGGTGAATTTTACCTTTGCGCAGCCCGACGATGGCCAAGCCTATATCGACGTTTTTGGCGCGCCGGTGGGCTTTGCGCAAAGCTGTACCGCATTGGAATTTCCCACGGCGTATTTAGATTTGCCGGTAAGTAATAGCGACCCCGGCTTGAAATTACTATTAGAGCGTCAGGCGCAAGCGGCACTCGCCGTGCTGCCCGATAGTGAAGGGTTTATTCAAGGCCTGCGCAAAGCGCTGCTGCGGGCCATGCAAAGTGGTCGCGCAAATTCTGCGCAGGTCGCCGCGACTCTGAATATGTCGGAGCGCACCTTGTTTCGACGCCTTAGTGAGCAGGGTTTGAGCTTTAAGGTGATCTTGGCGCAAACCCGCACGCAGTTAGCACAGGAGTATCTGCGGGATAAGCGGCTAACCTTAAGTGAAATAGCGCTATTATTAGGCTATTCAGAACAAAGCGCATTTAATCGCGCATTTAAGCGGGAAACCGGTTTGTCTCCGCGGCGTTATCAGCAACAAATCTCGACTTAA
- a CDS encoding sterol desaturase family protein, which produces MQDVFHALFFVTAFGALFLAIIGAEYLYVRKTGQTGVYHPRETLANLTAGLSYKVVDGIAIALFIQAFYLSVYEWGLQWQPEASVLSIAALIVFIDFCFYVNHVMMHKVRWFWSGHITHHSSEHMNFSTALRQNFTFALSGTWVLWWLPAALVGFDKDWVLLAIEGNLLYQFFLHTEQVGRLGFVEKVMNTPSHHRVHHGSNPAQIDRNFGGIFIFWDKIFNTFRDEADAGEIKYGVTHMPAKPYNPWYLQTHGWVELAQDVWRYKDLRILYKHPEWVDEVYANKAVKTEWLGEKA; this is translated from the coding sequence ATGCAAGACGTTTTCCACGCCCTGTTTTTTGTCACGGCCTTTGGCGCTCTCTTTCTCGCGATTATTGGCGCGGAATACCTCTATGTGCGTAAAACCGGCCAAACCGGGGTTTACCACCCCCGCGAGACGCTGGCCAACTTGACCGCGGGCCTGTCCTATAAGGTGGTCGACGGTATTGCCATCGCACTGTTCATTCAGGCTTTTTACCTAAGCGTTTACGAGTGGGGTTTGCAGTGGCAACCCGAGGCGTCGGTATTGAGTATTGCGGCGCTCATTGTGTTTATCGATTTTTGCTTTTATGTAAATCACGTCATGATGCACAAAGTGCGCTGGTTTTGGAGCGGCCATATAACCCACCACTCCTCCGAGCACATGAACTTTTCAACCGCACTGCGCCAAAACTTTACTTTTGCCCTGTCGGGCACCTGGGTATTGTGGTGGCTGCCCGCCGCCTTAGTCGGTTTTGACAAGGACTGGGTGCTATTGGCAATTGAAGGTAACTTACTCTATCAGTTCTTTTTACACACCGAGCAAGTAGGTAGATTGGGCTTTGTCGAAAAAGTCATGAACACCCCGTCTCATCACCGCGTTCACCACGGCAGTAACCCTGCGCAGATCGACCGCAACTTCGGTGGCATTTTTATCTTCTGGGATAAAATATTCAACACCTTCCGCGACGAGGCCGATGCCGGAGAAATCAAATACGGTGTTACGCACATGCCAGCTAAGCCCTATAACCCCTGGTATTTACAGACTCACGGCTGGGTAGAATTGGCGCAGGACGTGTGGCGTTATAAAGATTTACGAATTTTGTACAAGCACCCTGAATGGGTGGACGAAGTCTATGCCAACAAGGCAGTCAAAACGGAGTGGCTGGGCGAAAAGGCCTGA
- a CDS encoding VOC family protein gives MNTHGKLNYVELAAADIEATKAFFSKAFGWSFTDYGADYTAFADEGLDGGFYRAPLSAKVENGSALLVFYSATLEETRNEVVRAGGIILKEIYDFPGGRRFHFAEPSGNEFAVWSEPA, from the coding sequence ATGAATACTCACGGCAAACTCAATTATGTCGAACTAGCGGCGGCGGATATTGAGGCCACCAAAGCCTTTTTTAGCAAGGCCTTTGGCTGGTCTTTTACCGACTACGGTGCAGATTATACCGCGTTTGCCGATGAAGGCTTAGATGGTGGCTTTTACCGTGCGCCACTAAGTGCCAAAGTGGAAAACGGCAGTGCTTTGCTGGTATTTTACAGTGCGACCCTAGAAGAAACCCGCAACGAGGTGGTGCGGGCTGGTGGGATTATTCTAAAAGAAATTTATGACTTTCCCGGCGGTCGCCGTTTTCATTTTGCTGAACCCAGTGGCAATGAATTTGCGGTGTGGTCCGAGCCAGCCTAG
- a CDS encoding MAPEG family protein, with amino-acid sequence MFEPSAILAPIMVLVMWSFVMMIWMAVTRLPAIPKLKLGRDAGQRTSDLGKQMPPHIQWKADNYNHLMEQPTIFYATAIVLALLGAGEGFNLMLAWFYVGGRIVHSLVHATSNVVMVRFSLFFITSIALIIMAARACLLIF; translated from the coding sequence ATGTTTGAACCCTCAGCAATTCTCGCGCCCATTATGGTTTTGGTCATGTGGAGCTTTGTCATGATGATTTGGATGGCAGTGACCCGCCTACCCGCAATCCCAAAGCTTAAACTGGGCCGCGATGCTGGCCAACGCACTAGCGACCTGGGCAAACAAATGCCGCCCCATATTCAGTGGAAGGCCGACAACTACAACCACCTGATGGAACAACCGACCATTTTCTATGCAACCGCCATCGTCTTAGCGCTGCTCGGCGCGGGAGAAGGTTTTAACCTAATGCTGGCATGGTTTTATGTTGGCGGCCGTATTGTACACAGCCTTGTTCACGCAACAAGCAACGTGGTTATGGTGCGCTTCAGCCTGTTTTTCATAACCTCGATCGCGCTAATTATTATGGCGGCCAGAGCCTGCCTGCTCATCTTTTAA
- a CDS encoding class I adenylate-forming enzyme family protein: MSMDLDIAVGAAEFDFADQDIPQRLRHWARVKPDHPFMIWEPRSGEDKRWTYSAFDAETSRIAAGLYAKGVRKHDKIMIHAENCPEMVLAWYACAKIGAVGVTTNTRSVGGEITYFAGHTEAVGAITQPKFYDEIKAHAKELKWIVVTDDNSGEAADAPSGGDKFGSLYGDAASLPTRAAEPMLPAGIMFTSGTTSLPKAVVHTHANALWSGTMGSSSMGMNGDSVYLGFLPFFHVNCQSWAFWGSLGVGGTAVLMPKFSASRFWAVIEKYQVSHCSMIPFVFKAIGMEAVPEQHSLKVMPMGIIWKDIEGWLKAKSFASWGMTETVTHATRSDFVSDWPQGSIGKPTPGYHLAVVNPETGATCKKGEIGELWVQGTRGVNLFLEYYKNPEAMAKAFTPNGWFKTGDMVHVGDEGNFYFSDRDKDALKVGGENVSSRQVEEVCMQVPGGGIGEVAVVAKAHDMLDMVPVAFVIKGWGAPEDNAVFAQTIIDHCKANLADFKVPRAVYIVDEFPRATLDKVAKNLLREMADEMPAV, translated from the coding sequence ATGAGCATGGATTTGGATATTGCGGTTGGCGCCGCCGAATTTGACTTTGCCGATCAGGATATTCCCCAGCGGCTGCGTCACTGGGCGCGAGTTAAGCCGGATCATCCGTTTATGATTTGGGAACCGCGCTCCGGCGAGGACAAGCGTTGGACCTATAGCGCCTTTGATGCTGAGACAAGCCGCATTGCGGCGGGCTTGTATGCCAAGGGCGTACGCAAGCACGACAAAATCATGATTCACGCGGAGAATTGCCCGGAAATGGTTTTGGCATGGTATGCCTGTGCCAAAATCGGGGCTGTTGGTGTCACCACCAATACCCGCTCGGTGGGTGGCGAAATCACCTACTTTGCCGGCCACACCGAAGCGGTGGGTGCAATTACGCAGCCCAAGTTTTACGACGAAATAAAGGCCCACGCCAAAGAGCTGAAGTGGATTGTGGTTACCGACGATAATTCCGGCGAGGCGGCGGACGCGCCAAGTGGCGGCGATAAATTCGGCAGTCTGTATGGCGATGCGGCAAGCCTGCCGACACGTGCTGCAGAACCGATGTTACCTGCCGGCATTATGTTTACGTCGGGAACGACCTCGCTACCTAAGGCGGTGGTGCATACCCATGCCAATGCGCTGTGGTCGGGCACCATGGGTTCCAGCAGCATGGGAATGAATGGCGACAGCGTCTACCTTGGCTTTTTACCGTTCTTCCATGTTAACTGCCAAAGCTGGGCATTCTGGGGTTCGCTAGGGGTGGGCGGCACGGCAGTGTTAATGCCCAAGTTTTCTGCCAGCCGGTTTTGGGCAGTGATTGAGAAATACCAAGTATCTCACTGTTCTATGATTCCCTTTGTCTTTAAGGCGATTGGTATGGAGGCGGTGCCGGAGCAACACAGCTTAAAGGTCATGCCAATGGGCATTATCTGGAAAGACATTGAAGGCTGGCTTAAGGCCAAGTCATTTGCCAGCTGGGGTATGACTGAAACCGTTACCCACGCAACGCGATCTGATTTTGTCAGTGACTGGCCCCAGGGTTCTATCGGTAAACCGACACCGGGCTATCATCTTGCGGTTGTGAATCCAGAGACCGGTGCTACCTGTAAAAAAGGCGAAATCGGCGAGCTGTGGGTGCAGGGTACACGGGGTGTGAACTTGTTTTTGGAATACTATAAAAATCCCGAGGCCATGGCCAAAGCGTTTACACCTAACGGCTGGTTTAAAACCGGCGATATGGTGCATGTCGGCGACGAAGGTAACTTCTATTTCAGCGACCGCGATAAAGACGCTTTAAAAGTGGGGGGCGAAAATGTCTCTTCGCGTCAGGTTGAAGAAGTGTGTATGCAAGTGCCTGGTGGTGGTATTGGCGAAGTTGCTGTTGTTGCAAAAGCCCACGACATGTTAGACATGGTGCCAGTGGCGTTTGTAATTAAAGGTTGGGGCGCGCCCGAAGATAATGCGGTGTTCGCACAAACTATTATCGACCACTGCAAGGCGAATTTGGCCGATTTTAAAGTGCCGCGCGCCGTGTATATTGTTGATGAATTTCCCCGTGCAACCTTAGATAAAGTGGCTAAAAACCTCTTGCGGGAAATGGCTGACGAGATGCCTGCCGTGTAG
- the dapE gene encoding succinyl-diaminopimelate desuccinylase has product MTALSPTLQLACELIERPSVTPADADCQTIMMARLSAIGFECQSLRFGDVDNFWAVHGTSGPIFCFAGHTDVVPTGPAANWQTQPFEAVIQDGMLRGRGAADMKGSLAAMITACENFVAAHPDHSGRIAFLITSDEEGPAVNGTVKVVEWLEQQNEKITWCLVGEPSSTDHVGDVIKNGRRGSLGAVMTVKGIQGHVAYPHLANNPIHQAAPALAALAAEQWDEGNDFFPATSFQISNINGGTGATNVIPGELEVIFNFRFSTELTAEILKDRTHAILDSHGVDYHIDWNLSGQPFLTSEGPLVEAAQHAIKAVTGKDTILSTAGGTSDGRFIAPTGAQVVELGPVNATIHKVDECVKAEDLDKLSLMYEGMLKELLA; this is encoded by the coding sequence ATGACAGCGCTCTCCCCCACCTTGCAACTGGCCTGCGAACTCATTGAACGCCCCTCGGTAACGCCTGCCGACGCCGACTGCCAAACCATTATGATGGCGCGCCTGAGCGCGATTGGCTTTGAGTGCCAGTCGCTGCGCTTTGGCGATGTTGACAATTTTTGGGCAGTGCACGGCACTAGCGGGCCAATATTCTGTTTTGCAGGTCATACCGACGTGGTGCCCACCGGCCCAGCGGCAAATTGGCAAACCCAGCCCTTTGAAGCCGTTATTCAAGATGGCATGCTGCGGGGCCGTGGCGCCGCCGACATGAAGGGCAGTCTCGCGGCGATGATTACCGCCTGTGAGAACTTTGTTGCCGCCCACCCAGACCACAGCGGCCGCATCGCCTTTTTAATCACCAGCGACGAAGAAGGCCCCGCAGTCAACGGCACCGTAAAGGTGGTTGAGTGGCTAGAACAGCAAAATGAAAAAATCACCTGGTGCTTGGTGGGCGAGCCCTCTTCTACTGACCACGTTGGCGATGTCATTAAAAACGGTCGTCGCGGTTCATTAGGCGCAGTGATGACGGTAAAAGGTATTCAAGGCCATGTTGCCTACCCACATTTGGCGAACAACCCCATTCACCAAGCGGCCCCTGCGCTGGCCGCCTTGGCCGCTGAGCAGTGGGACGAGGGCAATGACTTCTTCCCCGCCACTTCTTTTCAAATTTCCAATATCAATGGCGGCACCGGCGCCACCAATGTGATTCCCGGCGAGCTGGAAGTGATTTTTAACTTCCGTTTTTCCACCGAACTCACCGCTGAGATATTAAAAGACCGCACCCACGCCATACTCGACAGTCACGGGGTGGATTACCACATTGACTGGAATTTGAGCGGCCAACCCTTCCTCACCTCAGAAGGCCCTCTGGTGGAGGCGGCACAACACGCCATTAAAGCAGTGACGGGTAAAGACACCATTCTATCCACCGCTGGCGGCACCTCCGATGGGCGTTTTATCGCCCCCACTGGCGCGCAGGTAGTTGAACTCGGCCCCGTAAATGCCACCATCCATAAAGTGGATGAATGCGTTAAGGCCGAAGACTTAGATAAATTGTCACTAATGTATGAGGGAATGCTGAAGGAGTTGCTGGCTTAG
- a CDS encoding alpha/beta hydrolase family protein, protein MRLVCVILASAILAACGGSSNSGSSNAGGAAEAGSLASWPASQQGENPPPAPEQFEPIVSNGDELASMLPANIANRLFDPVAFGYTINDISDPIIVEHMVRSTFAQLQDGSRLQHAYHWYGHPYENAEVALIPVEFLNRYGTKLYGEIVLPYAAKGSPKEGPFPVIFALQGLNTNVGMYRWWHRLFADNGYMVFAFDFSGQGHSDDEVEGDPGNNLHDAQDAMNYLFKQSSVASVLNAEQVGVIGHSMGAGAVLRVQEQEAANATEPNPVRIKAGVAAAPVGESVSASPIPIMIQTGDHDGPIAPIPFANPAVVRPLYDSLASDRAFIVAEASSHGQHTNYPLIPTATWGREIAASYSLAWMNYYLRGDTSALAILEGGHPHLSYLHDSATRINGLEKNYRGNGVVPDPAEFQ, encoded by the coding sequence GTGCGATTGGTATGTGTGATATTGGCCAGTGCTATCTTGGCAGCCTGCGGCGGCAGTTCAAATTCGGGTAGTTCAAACGCTGGCGGTGCGGCTGAGGCAGGTAGTTTGGCGTCGTGGCCAGCGTCTCAGCAGGGTGAAAATCCGCCGCCAGCGCCTGAACAGTTTGAGCCCATTGTCAGCAATGGCGATGAACTGGCTAGCATGCTGCCGGCTAATATCGCTAATCGCCTATTTGATCCCGTCGCCTTTGGGTACACCATAAACGATATTAGCGATCCGATTATTGTCGAGCACATGGTGCGCTCTACCTTTGCCCAGTTGCAAGATGGCTCACGTCTCCAGCACGCCTATCACTGGTATGGCCACCCTTATGAGAATGCCGAAGTCGCTTTAATCCCTGTCGAATTTCTGAATCGCTATGGCACTAAATTATATGGTGAAATTGTTTTGCCTTACGCGGCAAAAGGCAGTCCTAAAGAGGGGCCATTTCCCGTTATTTTTGCACTGCAGGGTTTGAATACCAATGTGGGTATGTACCGCTGGTGGCATCGTTTATTTGCGGACAATGGCTATATGGTGTTTGCCTTTGATTTTAGTGGCCAAGGTCATTCTGACGATGAGGTTGAAGGTGATCCCGGCAATAATTTACATGATGCTCAAGACGCGATGAATTATCTGTTTAAACAGTCGTCGGTTGCCAGTGTACTGAATGCAGAACAAGTAGGTGTCATCGGCCATAGCATGGGCGCAGGTGCGGTTCTGCGGGTTCAAGAGCAGGAGGCGGCAAACGCCACAGAGCCCAACCCGGTGCGCATTAAAGCTGGCGTGGCGGCTGCACCCGTGGGTGAGTCGGTGAGCGCGAGCCCGATTCCCATCATGATCCAGACCGGCGACCACGACGGCCCCATAGCCCCTATTCCATTTGCAAACCCGGCGGTGGTTAGGCCGCTTTACGATAGCCTTGCCAGTGATCGGGCATTTATTGTGGCGGAAGCTTCCAGTCACGGCCAGCACACCAATTACCCCTTAATACCCACCGCGACCTGGGGGCGGGAAATAGCTGCTAGCTACTCATTGGCTTGGATGAATTATTACTTGCGCGGTGACACCTCGGCATTGGCCATTTTAGAAGGCGGTCACCCGCATCTCTCTTATTTGCACGATAGTGCAACACGAATTAATGGTCTTGAAAAAAATTATCGTGGTAATGGCGTCGTGCCGGACCCGGCCGAGTTTCAATAA
- a CDS encoding 3'-5' exonuclease, with translation MFYLAKNQLSGQAQAMPQGKRLDWSSRFAFLAEASKHPSLKAFYQHGVVAASTPIADVSLVALDFETTGLDPRRDSIVSIGLVPMTISRIRCNGARHWVIKPETRLHSSSVMIHGITHSVVEDAPEFSTIIDTLLAHLQGKTVVVHYSAIERRFLHAALMRHIQEGIEFPVIDTMEIEARYTRTWRQTLWNGLMGRQPSSIRLTDSRTRYHLPYYRQHHALTDALACGELLQAQCATHFTPSTPLSALWS, from the coding sequence GTGTTTTATCTCGCTAAAAATCAACTTTCCGGTCAAGCCCAAGCGATGCCGCAGGGCAAGCGATTGGATTGGTCTAGTCGTTTTGCTTTTTTGGCTGAGGCGAGTAAACATCCAAGCTTAAAGGCTTTTTATCAACACGGCGTTGTTGCCGCGTCTACCCCAATTGCCGATGTGTCTTTGGTGGCTTTGGATTTTGAAACAACAGGCCTAGATCCGCGTCGCGACAGCATAGTTAGTATCGGTTTAGTGCCTATGACTATAAGTCGGATACGCTGCAACGGTGCAAGGCATTGGGTCATTAAACCAGAAACACGCCTGCATTCAAGCTCAGTCATGATTCATGGCATTACGCATTCTGTTGTAGAAGATGCCCCTGAGTTTTCCACCATTATTGATACTCTGCTCGCACATTTGCAGGGCAAGACAGTTGTTGTCCATTACAGCGCGATTGAGCGACGGTTTCTGCATGCGGCATTGATGCGCCATATCCAAGAAGGAATTGAATTCCCCGTTATCGATACGATGGAAATTGAAGCGAGATATACTCGTACCTGGCGGCAGACTTTGTGGAATGGCCTAATGGGGCGCCAGCCTAGCTCGATTCGTCTCACGGATAGCCGCACTCGCTATCATTTGCCCTATTATCGACAACATCATGCCTTAACTGATGCCTTAGCTTGCGGTGAGTTACTGCAAGCGCAATGCGCAACGCACTTTACGCCAAGTACTCCGCTCAGCGCATTATGGAGTTAA
- a CDS encoding DUF294 nucleotidyltransferase-like domain-containing protein, protein MLAEQSEVLDFFRRHPPFANLPDDVLATVAANVEVAYYRAQSAILALGQDNHQWYVIRSGAVEVFRRDGQLYNRLGVGEFFGEQSLMLNRPVRFPVTALEDTLVYLISDETFNYLFDNFEHFADFVEVEDQTRLRQSIAKGEDDDSLLTAKISTLITTLPVTVSSTTTVHQAAIRMTEENVSSLLITLDEQDSSGRPAQVVGIVTDLDIRGRLVAMGLSSDIPVADIMTTELIYVQSHQFVFDAMMLMLKYKVQHLPVLKKGVPVGLISHLDILRYESQNSLFVVKSIFNAQSVDELAVLLPEAQACFARMVHQDANSQMIGSAMAVIGRSFKQRLCELGEAELGAPPVPYCFLALGSMARGEQLIVTDQDNALILDNSFVAEQHDAYFSALANFVSDGLARCGYSYCTGNIMASNTKWRQPLAVWQQYFNEWVEKPTAESLLHSAIFFDLEGVWGQCQWAEELNQLIRQKAQTNARFLACMARNALLRTPPLGFFKDFVMETDGRQTNSINMKRRGTGPIADLVRVHTLAVGSSARNTFERLEDIIAAGILPPGRGLDLRDALEFIAMVRIRHQALDIELKREPDNNIEPEHLSDFERKNLKEAFQILSNAQRFLKFRYQPGRIS, encoded by the coding sequence ATGCTGGCCGAGCAATCCGAAGTATTGGATTTTTTTAGGCGTCACCCGCCATTTGCAAATTTACCGGATGACGTGCTGGCTACGGTAGCTGCAAATGTTGAGGTCGCGTATTACCGGGCGCAGTCGGCTATTTTGGCCTTGGGGCAAGATAATCATCAATGGTATGTGATCCGCAGTGGTGCGGTTGAGGTTTTTCGACGAGACGGGCAACTTTATAATCGCTTAGGTGTAGGTGAATTTTTCGGCGAGCAAAGCTTAATGTTGAATCGCCCAGTTCGCTTTCCCGTGACAGCCCTAGAAGATACCTTGGTATACCTCATTAGTGACGAGACATTTAATTATTTATTCGATAATTTCGAGCATTTTGCTGACTTTGTTGAAGTGGAAGACCAGACGCGTTTGCGTCAATCTATTGCCAAAGGCGAAGACGACGACTCCTTGCTTACCGCTAAAATAAGCACTTTAATCACCACCTTACCCGTTACGGTGTCGAGCACCACGACCGTGCATCAGGCCGCGATTCGCATGACTGAGGAAAACGTATCCTCGTTGCTAATCACCCTTGACGAACAGGACTCGTCAGGGCGGCCAGCTCAGGTGGTTGGTATTGTTACCGACTTGGATATTCGCGGGCGCCTAGTGGCGATGGGCTTAAGCAGCGACATTCCCGTGGCTGATATTATGACCACCGAATTGATTTATGTGCAAAGTCATCAGTTTGTCTTCGACGCGATGATGCTAATGCTTAAATACAAGGTGCAGCATCTGCCCGTATTGAAAAAGGGCGTACCGGTTGGCTTGATTAGTCATCTTGATATTTTGCGTTACGAGTCGCAAAACAGCTTGTTTGTTGTCAAAAGTATTTTTAATGCCCAAAGTGTTGATGAGCTTGCCGTGCTTCTGCCAGAAGCTCAAGCCTGTTTCGCGCGCATGGTTCATCAGGACGCTAATTCCCAAATGATTGGGAGTGCGATGGCGGTGATAGGCCGCAGTTTTAAACAGCGCTTATGCGAGCTGGGCGAGGCGGAGTTGGGCGCCCCTCCCGTGCCTTATTGCTTTTTAGCCTTGGGCTCAATGGCGCGGGGTGAACAGCTTATTGTTACAGATCAAGACAACGCCCTTATTCTTGATAATAGCTTTGTCGCTGAGCAGCACGACGCGTATTTTAGCGCCTTGGCGAATTTTGTTAGTGACGGTTTGGCACGCTGTGGCTACAGTTATTGCACTGGCAATATAATGGCCAGCAACACGAAGTGGCGCCAACCTCTAGCCGTTTGGCAGCAATATTTTAATGAATGGGTTGAGAAACCCACCGCGGAGTCATTGCTACACAGCGCTATTTTCTTCGATTTAGAAGGCGTGTGGGGGCAGTGCCAATGGGCGGAAGAGTTGAATCAGTTGATTCGCCAAAAGGCGCAAACCAATGCGCGCTTTTTAGCTTGTATGGCCCGTAACGCCTTGCTCAGAACGCCGCCACTGGGTTTCTTTAAAGATTTTGTGATGGAAACCGATGGTCGCCAAACGAATTCAATCAATATGAAGCGTCGAGGTACCGGCCCCATTGCCGACCTTGTGCGTGTGCATACCTTGGCGGTGGGGTCGTCGGCGCGTAATACCTTTGAACGCCTAGAAGATATTATCGCAGCAGGGATATTACCCCCCGGTAGGGGCCTTGATTTGCGAGATGCACTGGAATTTATTGCGATGGTCAGAATTCGTCACCAAGCTTTGGATATTGAATTGAAGCGTGAGCCAGACAACAATATTGAGCCTGAGCATTTGTCGGACTTTGAACGGAAAAATCTTAAAGAAGCGTTTCAAATACTAAGCAATGCCCAGCGTTTTTTAAAATTCAGGTATCAGCCGGGTAGGATAAGTTGA